The genome window TATCAAGAAGACGGGTATCATGCGTAATCATAACAACTCCTCTTCCTTGTTCATGGGCAATGGCAGCCAGCATCTCCGTTACTTGGTAGGCACGCTGGGTATCCAGACTAGCTGTCGGCTCATCTGCAAGAACGATGCTCGGATTGTTATAGAGCGCTCTAGCAATCGCGGCACGCTGACGTTCGCCACCCGATAGAGCATTGGGATACTGATCTTGTACTTTTTCCAAATCCAACAAGTCAAACAGCTCTTTTCGGTCACTTTTACTATTTTTTCCCTTATCTAGTCTGTCAATCAAATCCAGCTGTTCCTTGACCGTTAGAAATGGAATTAAGTTTGAAGCCTGAAGAATGAAGCCAAACTCTCTAAAACGGAGGTCTGTTTTTTCCTTCTCCGTCAAACTGCCTGTTTCCTTCCCTTTGACTAGAATCTTTCCACTCGATGCTTCCTGTAGTTGTCCTAGAGTTGTTAGAAAGGTCGTCTTTCCAGAGCCAGAGGGCCCAACGATAGCTACGAACTCTCCCGCATTTAGCTGAAAATTCGTCTCATGCAGGGCTACGACTTTCATCTTTCCTTCCCCGTAAGTTTTTGTCACTTGATTCATTTCTATCAATGTTGTCATACTATTCTCCTTATCATTCTGCAATCGCAGTAATCGGGTCCACCTTTAGCAAGCGTGGAAGTGAAATGACACCACCTAGAAGGGCCATCAAGGAAATTACCAAACTTAGGACAGAGTAGGCTATCCAACTTGGATAGAAAAAGAAGGTAGCTGGTAAGACTAAAATCACTCCTCCGATTGCCAGTAAGGCTAAAGCAATCCCCATACCAGCTAGGAGGAAGATTTGACAGAAAAGAGACCAAATAATGGTTTTGATCTGTAT of Streptococcus oralis contains these proteins:
- a CDS encoding ABC transporter ATP-binding protein, encoding MTTLIEMNQVTKTYGEGKMKVVALHETNFQLNAGEFVAIVGPSGSGKTTFLTTLGQLQEASSGKILVKGKETGSLTEKEKTDLRFREFGFILQASNLIPFLTVKEQLDLIDRLDKGKNSKSDRKELFDLLDLEKVQDQYPNALSGGERQRAAIARALYNNPSIVLADEPTASLDTQRAYQVTEMLAAIAHEQGRGVVMITHDTRLLDKVDRIYVMNDGHLVEETHA